The Salipiger sp. CCB-MM3 sequence GCATGGTGACCTTCGCGGGATCGGGCTCTAACTCGGCCAACAACATCGCGGCGGTGCAGCTCAACGAGCTGGCCGGGGTGACCACCACCTATGTGCCTTTCTCGGGCACCGGCCCGTCGATCACCGCGATCCTTGGCGGCCAGACCACCGCGGGCTTCAACTACGCGACCTCTGGCGTGAACCAAGGCGATGAGATGCGCATGCTGGCTGTGGCCGCCGACGAGCGGATGCCCGCCTTCCCCGACGTGCCGACCTTCAAGGAGCTTGGCTATGACATCGTCGGCGGCGCCTATCGCGGCGTGGCGGTGCCCAATTCCACGCCCGAAGATCTGCGCCAGCGCATTTCCGACATCGTGTCCGAGATCAACGCTCAGCCCGACTTCATCGAGAAGATGGAAAGCGGCGGCTTCGTGCTGACCGACATTCCCTATGGCGAGATGGACGCTTTCGTCGCCGAGCGTGTCGACGAGTTCACGGAGAGCGCCAAGGCCCTCGGCATCATCAACTGATCGCCTGAAATGGACATTCTCGGCTACCTTTTGGCTGCGCTGACGCCGTTCAACCTGATGCTTGCCCTTGCGGGGGTGATCCTTGGGACCGTCATCGGCGCATTGCCCGGACTTTCGGCGACCATGGCGGTGGCCGTGCTTGTCCCTTTCACCTTCACAATGGATCCCGCCGCGGGCCTCATCGCCCTCGGCGCGATCTACACCGGCGCGATCTATGGCGGTGCCTATGCCGCCATTCTGGTCAACACGCCCGGCACGCCTTCGGCCATCGCCACCACCTTCGATGGCTTTCCCATGGCGAAACGTGGTGACGGCGGGCTTGCCGTGTCGCTCGCCACGATTGCCTCGGTGGTGGGCGGCGCGGTGGGTGCGATCGCGCTTCTGC is a genomic window containing:
- a CDS encoding Bug family tripartite tricarboxylate transporter substrate binding protein is translated as MKKTLATLLVSVLAMTGPVAAQSAEEFPSKPMTYIIPFNAGGESDISARFQQAEWEKVTGQKVVIQYQPGAGGAQAWSQLNSLPGDGYTIMGINLPHTILQPLAGSVGYATEDLVPVHYFHYTPNAIFVKKDSEFEDLAQLIDYAKENPGMVTFAGSGSNSANNIAAVQLNELAGVTTTYVPFSGTGPSITAILGGQTTAGFNYATSGVNQGDEMRMLAVAADERMPAFPDVPTFKELGYDIVGGAYRGVAVPNSTPEDLRQRISDIVSEINAQPDFIEKMESGGFVLTDIPYGEMDAFVAERVDEFTESAKALGIIN